From Streptomyces sp. CMB-StM0423, a single genomic window includes:
- a CDS encoding SAM-dependent methyltransferase: protein MQDEGKGRAAKPGPGDIDTTKPSIARAYDVVLGGKDNYKVDRAVADQLRQTMPHIDDLAWLNREALGRTVRYLTAEAGIDQLIDLGAGLPTMENTHQVAQRHLPGARVVYVDNDPIVLAHGRALLQENDDTFVITADLRRPREILEHPDVRRLIDFSRPVAILLVGILHHLHDDEDPQGIVDAYMDAVPSGSHLVITAFCDVGEGAQALQDTFLSFLGTGRFRTAAEIESYFTGLELLEPGVVSLPHWRPDRPVRTDLKLYERLMAGGVGRKP from the coding sequence GTGCAGGACGAGGGCAAGGGGCGGGCGGCCAAACCAGGCCCCGGCGACATCGACACCACCAAGCCCAGCATCGCCCGGGCCTACGACGTGGTGCTCGGCGGCAAGGACAACTACAAGGTCGACCGCGCCGTCGCCGACCAATTGCGGCAGACCATGCCGCACATCGACGACCTGGCGTGGCTCAACCGCGAGGCGCTGGGCCGCACGGTGCGCTACCTGACCGCCGAGGCGGGCATCGACCAGCTCATCGACCTCGGCGCCGGGCTGCCGACCATGGAGAACACCCACCAGGTCGCCCAGCGCCACCTGCCGGGCGCCCGCGTGGTCTACGTCGACAACGACCCCATCGTGCTCGCCCACGGCCGCGCCCTGCTGCAGGAGAACGACGACACGTTCGTCATCACCGCCGACCTGCGGCGCCCCCGGGAGATCCTGGAGCACCCCGACGTGCGCCGGCTGATCGACTTCTCCCGTCCGGTGGCGATCCTGCTCGTCGGCATCCTCCACCACCTCCACGACGACGAGGACCCGCAGGGCATCGTGGACGCGTACATGGACGCGGTCCCCTCGGGCAGCCACCTGGTGATCACCGCTTTCTGCGACGTCGGCGAAGGGGCGCAGGCCCTCCAGGACACCTTCCTGTCCTTCCTCGGCACCGGCCGCTTCCGCACCGCCGCCGAGATCGAGAGCTACTTCACCGGTCTCGAACTGCTGGAACCGGGCGTGGTCTCGCTGCCGCACTGGCGTCCCGACAGGCCGGTCCGCACGGATCTGAAGCTCTACGAGCGCCTGATGGCCGGAGGCGTCGGCCGCAAGCCGTGA
- a CDS encoding limonene-1,2-epoxide hydrolase family protein: protein MPAPNEPATEEEALVVQFFADMGSTYAEMVPAFRRHLADDCVWDNQGLPEVRGTEQILGFLQQLVDQTGLESVGGEVLRIASRGGTVLTQRHEHWTGKDGAVLVESLPVMGTFEVADGKITSWRDYYDSALLANLMAGDA, encoded by the coding sequence ATGCCAGCGCCGAACGAACCCGCCACCGAAGAAGAAGCCCTCGTCGTGCAGTTCTTCGCCGACATGGGCAGCACCTACGCCGAGATGGTGCCCGCCTTCCGCCGCCATCTGGCCGACGACTGCGTCTGGGACAACCAGGGGCTGCCGGAGGTCCGCGGCACGGAGCAGATCCTGGGCTTCCTCCAGCAGCTCGTCGACCAGACCGGACTGGAGAGCGTCGGGGGAGAGGTGCTGCGGATCGCGAGCCGGGGCGGCACCGTGCTCACCCAGCGCCACGAGCACTGGACCGGCAAGGACGGCGCCGTCCTGGTCGAGTCGCTGCCCGTGATGGGCACCTTCGAGGTCGCCGACGGCAAGATCACGTCCTGGCGCGACTACTACGACTCCGCGCTCCTGGCCAACCTGATGGCGGGCGACGCGTGA
- a CDS encoding SDR family NAD(P)-dependent oxidoreductase, producing MTAQTGEDPGGRFAGRTAVVAGASEGIGLAVAAGLVAGGANVVLVARREDVLAEAAAELGPAASGIAGDVADEKTAARAVAHAVDTHGGLDLLHFNAGTLLPGDIAGQPLDHVDRMIAVNLRGPITFVRAAAPELAKRPGAAVTLTSSATGRLPVPGLGVYGATKAALHYLVSTWAIELAPSGIRVNALCPGGTYTPSMYEAAKAIPGLEEATIATNLVKRMASPEEIARPALTLLDSAESGYVTGAVWDVDGGYQRDRSAG from the coding sequence GTGACCGCGCAGACCGGGGAGGACCCCGGGGGGCGGTTCGCGGGCAGGACCGCCGTCGTGGCCGGCGCCAGCGAGGGCATCGGCTTAGCGGTCGCCGCCGGGCTCGTGGCCGGGGGCGCCAACGTCGTCCTGGTGGCCAGGCGCGAGGACGTGCTCGCCGAGGCCGCGGCCGAGCTCGGCCCGGCCGCCTCCGGTATCGCGGGCGACGTCGCCGACGAGAAGACCGCCGCCCGCGCGGTCGCCCACGCCGTCGACACCCACGGCGGCCTGGACCTGCTGCACTTCAACGCCGGGACGCTGCTGCCCGGCGACATCGCCGGACAGCCGCTCGACCACGTCGACCGCATGATCGCGGTCAACCTGCGCGGCCCCATCACCTTCGTCCGCGCGGCGGCGCCGGAGCTGGCGAAGCGGCCGGGCGCGGCGGTGACCCTCACCTCGTCGGCCACCGGCCGGCTGCCCGTCCCGGGCCTCGGCGTGTACGGCGCCACCAAGGCGGCGCTGCACTATCTGGTGTCCACCTGGGCCATCGAGCTGGCGCCCAGCGGCATCCGCGTCAACGCCCTCTGCCCCGGCGGCACGTACACGCCGTCGATGTACGAGGCGGCGAAGGCCATTCCGGGGCTGGAGGAGGCCACGATCGCCACCAACCTCGTCAAGCGGATGGCCTCCCCGGAGGAGATCGCCCGGCCGGCCCTGACCCTGCTGGACAGCGCGGAGAGCGGGTACGTGACGGGCGCCGTCTGGGACGTCGACGGCGGCTACCAGCGCGACCGCTCGGCCGGCTGA
- a CDS encoding ArsR/SmtB family transcription factor produces the protein MGWWQVDADTLAGSRFVVSPLAETLACLKMLARGTPSHPGERAWLDAHLPAYRARQAADPVADELVRAGLLRPWNADFLTPTPTGAAGVSFEEELAAVRATPPDAARADVAVSLDGRLPERLRRDDLPRRAADVMEWVWRATVLPDWPRRRRIIEADIVARTAQVGHGGWAAALDALRPGTRWLGASRLQINVRDYPPRDVSGAQLLFVPVVPRTGWVCWETPHRYALVYPCAGALADTGAAAPAESLGRLLGPGRATVLALLDTPKSTTQLVALTGQGLGSVGRHLRVLRDARLVGRRRAGRSVLYYRTAAGEVLVAAQRDD, from the coding sequence ATGGGGTGGTGGCAGGTCGACGCGGACACGCTGGCGGGCAGCCGGTTCGTGGTCTCGCCGCTCGCCGAGACCCTCGCGTGTCTGAAGATGCTCGCCCGCGGCACCCCCTCCCACCCCGGGGAGCGCGCCTGGCTCGACGCCCACCTGCCGGCGTACCGCGCGCGGCAGGCCGCGGATCCGGTGGCCGACGAGCTGGTCCGGGCGGGGCTGCTGCGGCCGTGGAACGCGGACTTCCTCACCCCGACGCCCACGGGCGCGGCGGGGGTGTCCTTCGAGGAGGAGCTTGCGGCGGTACGGGCCACGCCCCCGGACGCCGCCCGCGCCGACGTCGCCGTCTCCCTCGACGGCCGGCTGCCGGAGCGGCTGCGCCGCGACGACCTGCCGCGGCGGGCGGCGGACGTCATGGAGTGGGTGTGGCGGGCGACGGTGCTGCCGGACTGGCCGCGGCGCCGGCGGATCATCGAGGCGGACATCGTCGCGCGCACCGCGCAGGTGGGGCACGGCGGCTGGGCGGCGGCGCTGGACGCCCTGCGGCCGGGTACGCGGTGGCTGGGCGCGAGCCGGCTGCAGATAAACGTGCGCGACTACCCGCCGCGGGACGTCTCCGGTGCGCAACTGCTGTTCGTGCCCGTGGTGCCGCGCACCGGCTGGGTCTGCTGGGAGACGCCGCACCGCTACGCACTCGTCTACCCCTGCGCCGGCGCCCTGGCCGACACCGGGGCCGCCGCGCCGGCGGAGTCGCTGGGCCGGCTCCTCGGCCCGGGGCGGGCGACGGTGCTGGCGCTGCTGGACACCCCGAAGAGCACCACGCAGTTGGTGGCGCTCACCGGGCAGGGCCTCGGCTCGGTGGGGCGGCACCTGCGGGTGCTGCGCGACGCCCGTCTGGTGGGGCGGCGGCGCGCGGGACGGTCGGTGCTGTACTACCGCACGGCGGCCGGCGAGGTGCTGGTCGCGGCGCAGCGGGACGACTGA
- a CDS encoding MFS transporter produces MRTYRELFRTPEFTPLFAASSLQVAGLTISGLALGTHIYEQTGSPLLSALAMFGPSLAQVLGATLLLSAADRVPPRGAMTALALVLAVATAAQAAPGLPVWAAFAILLCLGLLASVGGGVRYGLLNEILPRDGYLLGRSVVNMSAGAMQIAGFAVGGVLVTALSPRGTLLVAAAAFLAGAAVARAGLGRRAPRTAGRPSVAETWRVNGLLWSSRHRRTLYLALWLPNGLVVGAESQFVPYEPDRAGVLLALSALGMLTGDVLAGRVLPARWRPRLGVPLLLLLAAPYLVFALRPPLAVAAVAVTVAAAGFAASLVQQERLMALTPDELSGQALGLHTSGMLTMQGVAAALAGGIAEVTSPATAMAAMAALSIAVTLALTPGLRAAGAASAAGAAGAASAAGPAGAAVTAPAQDPAPRPPGGGGGTRDRESGVGPRAPRA; encoded by the coding sequence ATGCGCACCTATCGCGAGCTGTTCAGGACCCCGGAGTTCACACCCCTCTTCGCCGCCTCCTCCCTCCAGGTCGCCGGGCTGACGATCAGCGGCCTGGCGCTCGGCACGCACATCTACGAGCAGACCGGCTCCCCGCTGCTGTCGGCCCTCGCGATGTTCGGCCCCTCGCTCGCCCAGGTGCTCGGCGCGACCCTGCTGCTGTCCGCCGCGGACCGGGTGCCGCCGCGCGGCGCCATGACCGCGCTCGCCCTCGTCCTCGCCGTCGCCACCGCCGCGCAGGCCGCGCCGGGGCTGCCGGTGTGGGCCGCGTTCGCGATCCTGCTCTGCCTCGGCCTGCTCGCCTCCGTGGGCGGCGGGGTGCGCTACGGGCTGCTCAACGAGATCCTGCCGCGCGACGGCTACCTGCTCGGCCGGTCGGTGGTCAACATGTCCGCCGGCGCCATGCAGATCGCCGGCTTCGCGGTCGGCGGCGTGCTCGTGACCGCCCTGTCCCCGCGCGGCACGCTCCTCGTCGCCGCCGCGGCGTTCCTCGCCGGCGCCGCCGTCGCCCGCGCCGGGCTCGGCCGCCGGGCGCCGCGCACGGCGGGGCGGCCCTCGGTCGCGGAGACCTGGCGGGTCAACGGGCTGCTCTGGTCCTCGCGGCACCGCCGCACGCTGTATCTCGCGCTGTGGCTGCCCAACGGCCTCGTCGTCGGCGCCGAGTCGCAGTTCGTGCCGTACGAACCGGACCGCGCCGGCGTCCTGCTGGCCCTCAGCGCGCTGGGCATGCTCACCGGTGACGTCCTCGCGGGGCGGGTGCTCCCGGCCCGGTGGCGGCCCCGGCTCGGGGTGCCGCTGCTGTTGCTGCTGGCCGCCCCGTACCTGGTCTTCGCGCTGCGCCCGCCGCTGGCGGTGGCGGCGGTGGCGGTCACCGTCGCCGCGGCCGGGTTCGCCGCGAGCCTCGTCCAGCAGGAGCGGCTGATGGCGCTGACGCCGGACGAACTCAGCGGCCAGGCCCTCGGGTTGCACACCTCGGGGATGCTCACCATGCAGGGCGTGGCCGCCGCCCTCGCCGGCGGCATCGCGGAGGTGACGTCCCCGGCGACGGCGATGGCCGCGATGGCGGCGCTGTCGATCGCCGTCACGCTGGCCCTGACCCCGGGCCTGCGCGCGGCGGGAGCGGCGAGTGCGGCAGGTGCGGCAGGTGCCGCGAGTGCCGCGGGTCCGGCGGGTGCCGCGGTCACCGCCCCGGCGCAGGACCCGGCCCCGCGTCCGCCCGGTGGCGGGGGCGGGACGCGGGACCGGGAGTCCGGGGTCGGGCCGCGAGCGCCGCGCGCGTGA
- a CDS encoding GH1 family beta-glucosidase translates to MTDLHLDRLPSDFVWGTATAAYQIEGAVREDGRSPSIWDTFSHTPGMVDGGDTGDTACDHYHRWPEDIALMRRLGAGAYRFSIAWPRVVPGGDGPVNEPGLAFYDRLTDALLEAGITPFPTLYHWDLPQALQDRGGWAERATAEAFAAYADAVARRLGDRITDWATLNEPLCSAWIGHLEGRMAPGLTDLTAAVRASYHLHLGHGLAVQALRAAVPGARIGLVNNLTHCEPASDRDEDIAAAARADGHTNRWWMDPVHGRGYPEDMRRLYGVDLPERPGDLETIAAPLDWLGLNYYFRQVVADDRDGPLPYARQVDLPGVRRTAMGWEVHAEGLTKTLERMADDYRARCLYVTENGAAYPDAVGPDGQIDDPERTRYLEEHLAACAEAVRRGVPLAGYFAWSLLDNFEWAYGYDKRFGLVHVDYATQRRTVKGSGRRYAELIRGHRAAARRAA, encoded by the coding sequence GTGACCGACCTGCACCTCGACCGCCTCCCGTCCGACTTCGTGTGGGGCACGGCCACCGCCGCGTACCAGATCGAGGGTGCCGTACGCGAGGACGGGCGCTCCCCGTCGATCTGGGACACCTTCTCGCACACGCCCGGCATGGTCGACGGCGGCGACACCGGCGACACCGCCTGCGACCACTACCACCGCTGGCCCGAGGACATCGCGCTGATGCGCCGGCTGGGCGCCGGGGCGTACCGCTTCTCGATCGCCTGGCCGCGCGTCGTCCCGGGCGGCGACGGCCCCGTCAACGAGCCGGGGCTCGCCTTCTACGACCGGCTCACCGACGCGCTCCTCGAAGCCGGCATCACGCCCTTCCCCACGCTCTACCACTGGGACCTGCCGCAGGCGCTGCAGGACCGCGGCGGCTGGGCGGAGCGCGCCACCGCCGAGGCGTTCGCGGCGTACGCGGACGCGGTGGCCCGCCGGCTCGGCGACCGGATCACCGACTGGGCCACGCTCAACGAGCCGCTCTGCTCGGCCTGGATCGGGCATCTGGAGGGCCGGATGGCCCCGGGGCTCACCGATCTCACGGCGGCGGTACGGGCCTCGTACCACCTGCACCTCGGCCACGGCCTGGCGGTCCAGGCGCTGCGCGCCGCCGTGCCGGGGGCCAGGATCGGGCTGGTCAACAACCTCACGCACTGCGAGCCGGCCTCCGACCGCGACGAGGACATCGCCGCGGCCGCGCGCGCCGACGGGCACACCAACCGCTGGTGGATGGACCCGGTCCACGGCCGCGGTTACCCGGAGGACATGCGCCGGCTGTACGGCGTGGACCTGCCCGAGCGCCCCGGGGACCTGGAGACCATCGCCGCGCCGCTGGACTGGCTGGGCCTGAACTACTACTTCCGCCAGGTCGTCGCCGACGACCGGGACGGGCCGCTGCCGTACGCGCGCCAGGTCGACCTGCCCGGCGTGCGGCGCACCGCGATGGGCTGGGAGGTGCACGCCGAGGGGCTGACGAAGACGCTGGAGCGGATGGCCGACGACTACCGCGCCCGGTGCCTGTACGTCACCGAGAACGGCGCCGCCTACCCGGACGCGGTCGGCCCCGACGGCCAGATCGACGACCCGGAGCGCACCCGCTATCTGGAGGAGCACCTCGCCGCCTGCGCGGAGGCGGTGCGCCGGGGCGTGCCGCTGGCGGGGTACTTCGCCTGGTCGCTGCTGGACAACTTCGAGTGGGCGTACGGCTACGACAAGCGCTTCGGGCTCGTCCACGTCGACTACGCCACCCAGCGGCGCACCGTGAAGGGCAGCGGCCGGCGCTACGCCGAGCTGATCCGCGGCCACCGCGCGGCGGCGCGGCGCGCGGCGTAG
- a CDS encoding carbohydrate ABC transporter permease, whose product MHSSPTAPPRSFVWTRRIVLTLLTVFAVTPVYVMLSSSLKPLEDVTGAFRWIPSGLTFRPYLDIWDTVPLARYFLNSLIVAGAATGCSVVIAVFAAYAVSRYRFRGKRLFTVTVLSTQMFPGILFLLPLFLIFVNIGNTTGIALYGSRGGLILTYMTFTLPFSIWMLVGYLDSIPRDLDEAALVDGCGPLKALFRVVVPAAVPGIVAVAIYSFMTAWGEVLFASVMTNDVTRTLSVGLQGYSTQTEVYWNQVMAASLVVSLPVVAGFLLLQRYLVAGLTAGAVK is encoded by the coding sequence GTGCATAGCTCCCCCACCGCGCCGCCGCGGTCGTTCGTCTGGACCCGGCGGATCGTGCTCACGCTGCTGACTGTCTTCGCGGTCACGCCCGTGTACGTGATGCTCAGCAGCTCACTGAAGCCGCTGGAGGACGTCACCGGGGCGTTCCGCTGGATCCCCAGCGGGCTGACCTTCCGGCCGTACCTCGACATCTGGGACACGGTGCCGCTGGCCCGCTACTTCCTGAACTCGCTGATCGTGGCGGGCGCCGCGACCGGCTGCTCGGTGGTCATCGCGGTCTTCGCCGCGTACGCGGTCAGCCGCTACCGCTTCCGCGGCAAGCGGCTCTTCACGGTCACGGTGCTGTCCACCCAGATGTTCCCCGGCATCCTCTTCCTGCTGCCGCTCTTCCTGATCTTCGTCAACATCGGGAACACCACCGGCATCGCCCTCTACGGCTCCCGCGGCGGCCTGATCCTCACGTACATGACCTTCACCCTGCCCTTCTCGATCTGGATGCTGGTCGGCTATCTCGACTCCATCCCCCGCGACCTGGACGAGGCGGCGCTCGTCGACGGCTGCGGACCCCTGAAGGCGCTGTTCCGTGTCGTGGTGCCGGCGGCGGTCCCCGGGATCGTCGCCGTCGCCATCTACTCCTTCATGACCGCCTGGGGCGAGGTGCTCTTCGCCTCGGTCATGACCAACGACGTCACCCGGACGCTCTCCGTCGGGCTGCAGGGGTATTCGACCCAGACCGAGGTGTACTGGAACCAGGTCATGGCCGCCTCCCTCGTCGTCAGCCTCCCCGTCGTCGCCGGCTTCCTGCTGCTCCAGCGCTATCTCGTCGCCGGGCTGACCGCCGGAGCCGTCAAGTGA
- a CDS encoding carbohydrate ABC transporter permease — protein MTATALDTPPAGHGDKPPAGRGAARKRRRTGRGRVRRGALPYLLLLPALLLELLIHLVPMAVGVVMSFKELTQHYIRDWGAAPWTGLDNFRIAVDFDAPVGEALLRSFFITCAFTVLAVGLSWLLGVTAAILMQDAFRGRGLLRALFLTPYALPVYTAVITWSFMLQRDNGLVNHVIHDQLGLTDQPTFWLIGDNAFVSLVVVSVWRTWPFAFLVLTAALQNIPREVYEASAIDGAGIWQQIRRITLPSLRPVNQVLVLVLFLWTFNDFNVPYILFGKSAPESADIISIHIYQSSFVTWNFGAGSAMSVLLLLFLLIVTAGYLLLTSRGRKAARA, from the coding sequence ATGACCGCGACCGCTCTCGACACGCCCCCGGCCGGCCACGGCGACAAGCCGCCCGCCGGCCGGGGCGCCGCCCGCAAGCGCCGCCGCACCGGCCGCGGCCGGGTACGGCGCGGCGCCCTGCCGTACCTCCTGCTGCTGCCCGCGCTGCTGCTGGAGCTGCTGATCCACCTGGTGCCGATGGCCGTCGGCGTGGTGATGAGCTTCAAGGAGCTGACCCAGCACTACATCCGCGACTGGGGCGCCGCGCCCTGGACGGGCCTGGACAACTTCCGCATCGCCGTCGACTTCGACGCCCCCGTGGGCGAGGCGCTGCTGCGCTCGTTCTTCATCACCTGCGCGTTCACGGTGCTCGCGGTCGGGCTCTCCTGGCTGCTCGGTGTGACCGCGGCGATCCTGATGCAGGACGCCTTCCGCGGCCGCGGACTGCTGCGCGCGCTCTTCCTCACCCCGTACGCACTGCCCGTCTACACCGCCGTCATCACCTGGTCGTTCATGCTCCAGCGGGACAACGGCCTGGTGAACCACGTGATCCACGACCAGTTGGGGCTGACCGACCAGCCCACGTTCTGGCTGATCGGCGACAACGCGTTCGTCTCGCTGGTCGTCGTCTCGGTCTGGCGCACCTGGCCGTTCGCCTTCCTGGTGCTCACCGCCGCGCTGCAGAACATCCCGCGCGAGGTGTACGAGGCGTCCGCGATCGACGGCGCCGGGATCTGGCAGCAGATCCGCCGGATCACGCTGCCGTCGCTGCGGCCGGTCAACCAGGTGCTGGTCCTGGTGCTGTTCCTGTGGACCTTCAACGACTTCAACGTGCCGTACATCCTCTTCGGCAAGTCGGCGCCGGAGTCCGCGGACATCATCTCCATCCACATCTACCAGTCGTCCTTCGTGACCTGGAACTTCGGCGCCGGCTCGGCCATGTCCGTGCTGCTGCTGCTCTTCCTGCTGATCGTCACGGCCGGCTATCTGCTGCTCACCTCCCGGGGAAGGAAGGCGGCCCGTGCATAG
- a CDS encoding ABC transporter substrate-binding protein, with protein sequence MRRIRLAATAALATALSVTAAACGGGSSTGSEGSNDKPDELTYWASNQGTSLEHDKEVLTPEIEKFEKKTGIDVKLEVIPWDSLLDRILAATSSGQGPDVLNIGNTWSASLQASDGLLAWDDRTLDRIGGKDRFVPSALAAAGAEGQDPAAVPLYSLSYALYYNKQMFADAGIEEPPATWDDFVAVGKRLTKDGKYGVAVEGGNPVENSHHAFVFGKQHGADFFDAEGNPTFDTPEAVAAVKQYVDFLANDKIAAVGNAEYAQNQSIKDLATGKAGMLLWQAAGSSLKAHGMKPEEYGVAPVPMQSENPPEGQNVNSMVAGINIAVFKNTDNLDGALDFVKFMTSTEEQQILNETYGSIPPVKEAQEDEAFSTADLTVLREVLSTSSAPLPQVPDEAQFETLVGDAMKELFADAAAGDEVTTESVRKRLTEAQQQMQK encoded by the coding sequence ATGCGCAGAATCCGCCTGGCGGCGACCGCCGCACTCGCCACCGCCCTCAGCGTGACCGCCGCCGCCTGCGGCGGCGGCAGCTCGACGGGTTCGGAGGGCAGCAACGACAAGCCCGACGAGCTGACGTACTGGGCGAGCAACCAGGGCACCAGCCTGGAGCACGACAAGGAGGTGCTGACCCCGGAGATCGAGAAGTTCGAGAAGAAGACGGGCATCGACGTCAAGCTCGAAGTCATCCCCTGGGACAGCCTGCTGGACCGGATCCTCGCGGCCACCTCCTCCGGGCAGGGCCCCGACGTGCTCAACATAGGCAACACCTGGTCCGCCTCGCTGCAGGCGAGCGACGGGCTGCTGGCGTGGGACGACAGGACGCTGGACCGGATCGGCGGCAAGGACAGGTTCGTCCCCTCGGCGCTGGCCGCCGCGGGTGCCGAGGGCCAGGACCCGGCAGCGGTGCCGCTGTACTCCCTCTCGTACGCGCTCTACTACAACAAGCAGATGTTCGCCGACGCCGGCATCGAGGAACCCCCGGCCACCTGGGACGACTTCGTCGCCGTCGGCAAGAGGCTGACCAAGGACGGCAAGTACGGCGTCGCCGTCGAGGGCGGCAACCCGGTGGAGAACTCGCACCACGCCTTCGTCTTCGGCAAGCAGCACGGCGCGGACTTCTTCGACGCCGAGGGCAACCCGACGTTCGACACCCCCGAGGCGGTCGCGGCCGTCAAGCAGTACGTCGACTTCCTCGCCAACGACAAGATCGCCGCGGTCGGCAACGCCGAGTACGCGCAGAACCAGTCGATCAAGGACCTCGCCACCGGCAAGGCCGGCATGCTCCTGTGGCAGGCCGCCGGCAGCTCGCTGAAGGCGCACGGCATGAAGCCCGAGGAGTACGGCGTCGCGCCCGTACCGATGCAGAGCGAGAACCCGCCGGAGGGCCAGAACGTCAACTCCATGGTCGCCGGCATCAACATCGCCGTCTTCAAGAACACCGACAACCTCGACGGCGCCCTGGACTTCGTGAAGTTCATGACCTCCACCGAGGAGCAGCAGATCCTCAACGAGACCTACGGCTCCATCCCGCCGGTCAAGGAGGCGCAGGAGGACGAGGCGTTCAGCACCGCCGACCTGACCGTGCTGCGCGAGGTGCTGTCCACCAGCTCCGCGCCGCTGCCTCAGGTGCCGGACGAGGCACAGTTCGAGACCCTCGTCGGCGACGCGATGAAGGAGCTGTTCGCGGACGCCGCCGCCGGCGACGAGGTGACCACGGAGTCGGTCCGGAAGCGGCTGACCGAGGCCCAGCAGCAGATGCAGAAGTGA